Proteins co-encoded in one Prunus persica cultivar Lovell chromosome G6, Prunus_persica_NCBIv2, whole genome shotgun sequence genomic window:
- the LOC18775495 gene encoding uncharacterized protein LOC18775495 has product MAGYDYGYRSGYSNRKGAGPHPNEWSKTSYTDDECRTVIVDADGTQRTIIGCTPLHNPGAYVTKTETIIQERILSPAFPAAYKHSSPPTVVVEPVKQYGYADDKWRRPSSPVKGYGYSADDHKLRRPSSPEKGYGYSVDDHNKLRRPSSPVKGYGYPVDDYNKLHKPSSPVKGYGYAADDQRLRRTSSPEHDYPREVGNFLTKVHTEASRDQPSRVGPMSGVNWRQPPQQTGHNSTTGYGDYSDYNNKPLYKPNGNTNYDDYHRKNDSGSVGPTVISNGARPIRSTWAPPAPGREGRLTTPTDDMETALRYLKESAKRDEYQTDAAKRNVRFNVPSWP; this is encoded by the coding sequence ATGGCCGGCTATGATTACGGTTATAGATCAGGTTACTCTAACAGAAAGGGGGCAGGACCACACCCAAATGAATGGAGCAAGACAAGCTATACAGACGACGAGTGTCGGACAGTCATCGTTGATGCTGACGGAACACAAAGAACAATCATTGGTTGCACTCCCCTCCATAATCCAGGGGCCTATGTAACAAAAACTGAGACAATCATTCAGGAACGTATTCTCTCACCTGCGTTCCCGGCTGCATACAAGCATAGCTCTCCTCCCACAGTGGTTGTTGAACCAGTGAAACAGTACGGGTATGCTGATGACAAGTGGCGTAGGCCTTCAAGCCCTGTGAAAGGTTACGGCTACTCTGCTGACGATCACAAGCTGCGCAGGCCTTCAAGCCCTGAGAAAGGTTATGGTTATTCTGTTGATGATCACAACAAGCTGCGTAGGCCTTCAAGCCCTGTGAAAGGTTATGGTTATCCTGTTGATGATTACAACAAGCTGCACAAGCCTTCAAGCCCTGTGAAAGGTTATGGTTATGCTGCTGATGATCAAAGGTTGCGCAGGACTTCCAGCCCCGAACATGATTATCCGCGGGAAGTTGGTAATTTCCTCACCAAAGTCCACACTGAAGCAAGCCGTGATCAACCCTCTAGGGTTGGACCCATGAGCGGTGTAAACTGGCGCCAACCGCCCCAGCAAACCGGGCATAATAGCACTACAGGCTATGGTGATTATAGTGactacaacaacaaaccatTGTACAAGCCAAATGGAAACACCAACTACGATGACTACCACCGCAAAAATGATAGTGGCAGCGTGGGACCAACCGTGATATCCAACGGTGCTAGGCCAATCCGTTCGACATGGGCTCCACCAGCTCCCGGTCGCGAGGGAAGACTTACCACCCCAACAGATGACATGGAAACAGCCTTGCGCTACTTGAAGGAAAGTGCAAAGCGAGATGAATATCAGACAGATGCTGCAAAGCGAAATGTCAGATTCAATGTGCCATCATGGCCATGA